A DNA window from Halorubrum sp. DM2 contains the following coding sequences:
- a CDS encoding NADH-quinone oxidoreductase subunit N, which yields MVETLPQVTALLPALVLAATGLVLLLVDTISPDARSNTSMAVVSALGALASLSVTVWFVASGTGSVDTGGAITLFADAIKVDTMALFFTAIFASVTALVVVAAHDYFHDHDNPAAFYSLTLFAATGMALLAVANSLAVVFVALEMVSLPSYVLVAYLKQDRGSVEAGLKYFLVGALSSAIFLFGISLVYAATGSLILADIASASIEGLAGVLGVGVVMMIGGVAFKTASVPFHFWAPEAYEGAPAPVSAFLSSASKAAGFVVAFRVFTEAFPLGMAVSANVNWMLAFAILAAVTMTLGNFAAAVQEEVKRMLAYSSIGHAGYALIGVAALTLDGPANGTVMGAAMAHLLVYGFMNTGAFLFVAMAERWGVGRTFADYAGLWRRAPVASVAMAVFMFSLAGLPPFAGFFSKYFLFQAAIDNGFLWLAALGAVNSVVSLYYYSRVVKALFLDDPESPSALDAVDVRPTALYAAVVFAAVATVLLLPGFGPVIETAEAAASALF from the coding sequence ATGGTTGAGACGCTTCCGCAGGTGACGGCGCTGCTGCCGGCGCTGGTGCTGGCGGCCACCGGTCTCGTGTTGCTTCTGGTCGACACGATTAGCCCCGACGCGCGGTCGAACACCTCGATGGCGGTCGTGAGCGCGCTCGGCGCGCTCGCTTCGCTGTCCGTGACCGTCTGGTTCGTCGCCTCCGGCACCGGAAGCGTCGACACCGGCGGCGCGATCACGCTGTTCGCGGACGCGATCAAGGTCGACACGATGGCGTTGTTCTTCACCGCCATCTTCGCGTCGGTGACCGCGCTGGTGGTCGTCGCGGCGCACGATTACTTCCACGACCACGATAACCCGGCGGCGTTCTACTCGCTGACGCTGTTCGCGGCGACGGGGATGGCGCTGCTCGCGGTCGCGAACTCGCTCGCGGTCGTGTTCGTCGCCTTGGAGATGGTGTCGCTGCCGTCGTACGTCTTGGTGGCGTACCTCAAGCAGGACCGCGGGAGCGTCGAGGCGGGGCTGAAGTACTTCCTCGTCGGCGCGCTGTCGTCGGCGATCTTCCTGTTCGGCATCTCGCTCGTCTACGCGGCCACCGGGTCGCTCATCTTGGCGGACATCGCGTCGGCGTCCATCGAGGGGCTCGCCGGCGTCCTCGGCGTCGGCGTCGTGATGATGATCGGCGGCGTCGCGTTCAAGACCGCCTCCGTCCCGTTCCACTTCTGGGCCCCGGAGGCGTACGAAGGCGCGCCCGCCCCCGTCAGTGCGTTCCTCTCGTCGGCGTCGAAGGCCGCCGGGTTCGTCGTCGCGTTCCGCGTGTTCACCGAGGCGTTCCCGCTAGGGATGGCGGTCTCGGCGAACGTCAACTGGATGCTCGCGTTCGCAATCTTAGCCGCCGTCACGATGACGCTCGGGAACTTCGCGGCCGCGGTCCAAGAGGAGGTCAAGCGGATGCTGGCGTACTCCTCGATCGGTCACGCCGGCTACGCGCTCATCGGCGTCGCCGCGCTCACACTTGACGGGCCGGCGAACGGCACCGTCATGGGTGCGGCGATGGCTCACCTGCTCGTCTACGGGTTCATGAACACCGGCGCGTTCCTGTTCGTCGCGATGGCGGAGCGGTGGGGCGTCGGCCGCACGTTCGCGGACTACGCGGGCCTGTGGCGGCGCGCGCCGGTCGCCTCCGTCGCGATGGCCGTGTTCATGTTCTCGCTGGCCGGCCTGCCGCCGTTCGCCGGCTTCTTCTCGAAGTACTTCCTGTTCCAGGCAGCCATCGATAACGGCTTCCTGTGGCTGGCGGCGCTCGGCGCGGTCAACAGCGTCGTGTCGCTGTACTACTACAGCCGGGTCGTGAAGGCGCTGTTCTTGGACGACCCCGAGTCGCCGAGCGCGCTCGACGCGGTCGACGTGCGGCCGACGGCGCTGTACGCCGCGGTCGTCTTCGCGGCGGTCGCGACGGTGCTACTCTTGCCCGGTTTCGGTCCCGTCATCGAGACGGCCGAGGCGGCGGCGTCCGCGCTGTTCTGA
- the srp19 gene encoding signal recognition particle subunit SRP19: MVENVVYPAYFDAELSRSEGRRVPRDLAVEAPTVDEIAKAVQQVGYDAVVERDATYPREFEPRGSVAVRGTEDTAKNDLVQAIAAYLGVLRE, translated from the coding sequence ATGGTCGAGAACGTCGTCTACCCCGCCTACTTCGACGCCGAGCTGTCGCGCTCGGAGGGACGCCGCGTCCCGAGAGATCTGGCGGTCGAAGCGCCGACCGTCGACGAGATCGCGAAGGCCGTCCAGCAGGTCGGCTACGACGCCGTCGTCGAGCGCGACGCCACCTATCCCCGCGAGTTCGAGCCCCGCGGGTCCGTGGCGGTCAGAGGGACCGAGGACACCGCGAAAAACGACCTCGTTCAGGCGATCGCCGCGTACCTCGGCGTCCTGCGGGAGTAA
- a CDS encoding NuoM family protein — protein sequence MLEALMAVAFAGALTVFLAPDEWAGRLAFAISLIPFVGSLYLWSGFEAGGNALLGGEIAYATQIEWLEVGGRSVSWFVGLDGISLPLFVLTTFLVPLAILSAWTPVDTRQSQFYGLMLFMEANLLGVFAALDFFLWFVFWEAVLVPMYFLIGIWGGPRRKYAAIKFFVYTNAASLLMFIGFMSLVFALGDSVSSFALPEIAQAVAAGNLGEWLGVAPDTVALFAFVAMFLGFAVKVPIVPFHTWLPDAHVQAPTPASVLLAGVLLKMGTYALLRFNFTMLPEQASMLAVPIAAIAVVSVIYGAMLALAQKDLKRIVAYSSVSSMGYVILGLIAFTEYGVGGATFQMVAHGLISGLMFMAVGVIYNTTHTRMVGDMAGMADRMPVTVGILVAGAFGYMGLPLMAGFAGEFFIFVGSLSAPALPYAPVFTALAMFGIVIVAGYLLSAMQSTLFGPFELETDYEVGPAAFHDVAPLAVLLVAIIVLGVAPDIFFEMIRDAAVPVVEGVTING from the coding sequence ATGCTCGAAGCGCTCATGGCGGTCGCCTTCGCCGGCGCGCTGACGGTGTTCCTCGCGCCGGACGAGTGGGCCGGTCGGCTGGCGTTCGCGATCAGCCTGATCCCGTTCGTCGGGAGCCTCTACCTGTGGTCCGGCTTCGAGGCCGGCGGCAACGCGCTGCTCGGCGGCGAGATCGCGTACGCAACCCAAATCGAGTGGCTCGAAGTCGGCGGCCGGAGCGTCTCGTGGTTCGTCGGACTCGACGGGATCAGCCTCCCGCTTTTCGTCCTCACCACGTTCCTCGTGCCGCTGGCGATCCTCAGCGCGTGGACGCCCGTCGACACTCGACAGAGCCAGTTCTACGGGCTGATGCTGTTCATGGAGGCGAACCTGCTCGGCGTGTTCGCCGCGCTCGACTTCTTCCTGTGGTTCGTCTTCTGGGAGGCGGTGCTGGTCCCGATGTACTTCCTCATCGGGATCTGGGGCGGTCCGCGCCGCAAGTACGCCGCGATCAAGTTCTTCGTGTACACGAACGCGGCGTCGCTACTGATGTTCATCGGCTTCATGAGCCTCGTGTTCGCGCTCGGCGACTCGGTGTCGTCGTTCGCCCTGCCGGAGATCGCACAGGCGGTCGCCGCGGGTAACTTGGGCGAGTGGCTGGGCGTCGCACCGGACACGGTCGCGCTGTTCGCGTTCGTCGCGATGTTCCTCGGGTTCGCGGTGAAGGTCCCGATCGTTCCGTTCCACACGTGGCTCCCGGACGCCCACGTTCAGGCACCGACCCCGGCGTCGGTGTTGCTGGCGGGCGTCCTCCTGAAGATGGGGACGTACGCGCTGCTCCGGTTCAACTTCACGATGCTGCCGGAACAGGCGTCGATGCTCGCGGTGCCCATCGCGGCTATCGCGGTCGTCAGCGTCATCTACGGCGCGATGCTGGCGCTGGCACAGAAGGATCTCAAGCGGATCGTCGCGTACTCGTCGGTCTCGTCGATGGGGTACGTCATCCTCGGGCTCATTGCGTTCACCGAGTACGGCGTCGGCGGCGCGACGTTCCAGATGGTCGCGCACGGGCTCATCTCTGGGCTGATGTTCATGGCGGTCGGCGTCATCTACAACACGACGCACACTCGGATGGTCGGCGACATGGCCGGCATGGCCGACCGGATGCCGGTCACCGTCGGTATCCTTGTCGCCGGCGCGTTCGGCTACATGGGGCTGCCGCTGATGGCCGGCTTCGCCGGCGAGTTCTTCATCTTCGTCGGCTCGCTGTCCGCGCCGGCGCTCCCGTACGCGCCGGTGTTCACGGCGCTCGCGATGTTCGGTATCGTCATCGTCGCCGGCTACCTGCTGTCGGCGATGCAGAGTACGCTGTTCGGGCCCTTCGAGCTCGAAACCGACTACGAGGTCGGTCCCGCGGCGTTCCACGACGTCGCCCCGCTCGCGGTGCTTCTGGTGGCGATCATCGTGCTCGGCGTCGCGCCCGACATCTTCTTCGAGATGATACGTGACGCTGCCGTTCCCGTGGTCGAGGGGGTGACGATCAATGGTTGA
- the nuoL gene encoding NADH-quinone oxidoreductase subunit L, producing the protein MVDAFAYVPAIVLLPFFSFLIALGAGRYLPKGGAFGGIAATAGSFLLSIWVAATVAGGRAYNETLYHWAGEGGAGIGPTNVELTFGVLIDPLSALMLVIVTLVALLVHVFSLGYMNDEGETGLPRYYAGLGLFTASMLGFVVADNLLMAFMFFELVGLCSYLLIGFNFREPGPPSAAKKAFLVTRFGDYFFLVGVVAVFATFGTASFAGEGSFPALADAALNGSGSVAWTPGGLELQTWLTVVGLLVLGGVVGKSAQFPLHTWLPDAMEGPTPVSALIHAATMVAAGVYLVARMYGFYALTPTTLAVIAFIGGFTALFAATMGLVKDELKQVLAYSTISQYGYMMLALGSGGYVAAVFHLTTHAFFKALLFLGAGSVIIAMHHNEDMWDMGGLRSKMPVTYYTFLAGSLALAGIFPFAGFWSKDEILYEALVHAPGEPLLFGAYLMGLLAVPVTAFYTFRMVFLTFHGEPRSDTARDPEPVRWNVKGPLTVLGSLAVVTGFINMVPVQKVLGIEGIDLLHLWLDNHWGGIEGLSSHHYGDLGPYSSQYLVGGEVGTVLAGAAVSLGLALLGLALAWRLYNVASPTEHTAKLGGIKDVLYNNYYLDELQVWLAYRTEDVAGGANVFDQGIIDGVVNGVSSVSLIGGGRIRKLQSGIVSQYAALLTFGLVALLLVLGATGGWFL; encoded by the coding sequence ATGGTGGACGCATTCGCATACGTTCCGGCGATTGTACTCCTCCCGTTCTTCTCGTTCCTGATCGCGCTCGGCGCGGGCAGGTATCTCCCGAAGGGCGGAGCCTTCGGCGGCATCGCGGCCACGGCGGGGTCGTTCCTGCTTTCGATCTGGGTCGCGGCGACCGTCGCCGGCGGCCGCGCCTACAACGAGACGCTGTACCACTGGGCGGGCGAGGGCGGCGCGGGGATCGGTCCGACGAACGTCGAACTCACGTTCGGCGTCCTGATCGACCCCCTGTCGGCGCTGATGCTCGTCATCGTGACGCTCGTCGCGCTCTTAGTCCACGTGTTCTCGCTCGGCTACATGAACGACGAGGGCGAGACGGGGCTGCCCCGGTACTACGCCGGACTCGGCCTGTTCACGGCGTCGATGCTCGGATTCGTCGTCGCCGACAACCTGCTGATGGCGTTCATGTTCTTCGAGCTGGTCGGGCTCTGCTCGTACCTGCTCATCGGCTTCAACTTCCGGGAGCCGGGACCGCCGTCGGCCGCGAAGAAGGCGTTCCTCGTCACCCGGTTCGGTGACTACTTCTTCCTCGTCGGCGTCGTCGCGGTGTTCGCGACCTTCGGTACCGCCTCGTTCGCGGGCGAGGGGTCGTTCCCGGCGCTCGCCGACGCGGCGCTCAACGGCTCCGGCTCGGTCGCGTGGACGCCCGGCGGCCTCGAACTCCAGACGTGGCTGACGGTCGTCGGCCTGCTCGTCTTGGGCGGCGTGGTCGGGAAGTCGGCGCAGTTCCCGCTCCACACGTGGCTCCCCGACGCGATGGAGGGCCCGACGCCTGTCTCCGCGCTGATCCACGCCGCGACGATGGTGGCGGCCGGCGTCTACCTCGTCGCGCGGATGTACGGCTTCTACGCGCTCACGCCGACGACGCTCGCGGTTATCGCGTTCATCGGCGGTTTCACCGCCCTGTTCGCGGCGACGATGGGGCTGGTGAAGGACGAACTGAAGCAGGTGCTCGCGTACTCCACCATCTCGCAGTACGGGTACATGATGCTCGCGCTCGGCTCGGGCGGGTACGTGGCCGCGGTCTTCCACCTGACGACCCACGCCTTCTTCAAGGCCCTACTGTTCCTCGGTGCCGGGTCGGTCATCATCGCGATGCACCACAACGAGGACATGTGGGACATGGGCGGGCTGCGCTCGAAGATGCCGGTGACGTACTACACGTTCCTCGCCGGCTCGCTCGCGCTCGCGGGTATCTTCCCGTTCGCCGGCTTCTGGTCGAAAGACGAGATTCTCTACGAGGCGCTCGTCCACGCTCCCGGTGAACCCCTGCTGTTCGGCGCGTACCTGATGGGGCTGCTCGCGGTGCCCGTGACCGCCTTCTACACCTTCCGGATGGTGTTCCTGACGTTCCACGGTGAACCCCGGAGCGACACCGCCCGTGACCCCGAACCCGTTCGCTGGAACGTAAAGGGGCCGCTGACGGTTCTCGGGTCGCTCGCGGTGGTCACCGGCTTCATCAACATGGTACCGGTCCAGAAGGTGCTCGGAATCGAGGGGATCGACCTGCTCCACCTGTGGCTCGACAACCACTGGGGCGGCATCGAGGGGCTCTCCTCGCACCACTACGGCGACCTCGGTCCCTACAGCAGTCAGTACCTCGTCGGCGGTGAGGTCGGGACCGTCCTCGCCGGCGCGGCCGTCTCCCTCGGACTCGCGCTGCTCGGACTCGCACTCGCCTGGCGGCTCTACAACGTGGCGTCGCCGACGGAACACACCGCCAAGCTCGGCGGCATCAAAGACGTGCTGTACAACAACTACTACCTCGACGAACTACAGGTCTGGCTCGCGTATCGAACGGAAGATGTCGCGGGCGGCGCGAACGTCTTCGATCAGGGAATCATCGACGGCGTCGTTAACGGCGTCTCCTCGGTGAGCCTGATCGGCGGCGGTCGGATCCGGAAGCTACAGTCCGGCATCGTCTCGCAGTACGCCGCGCTGCTCACCTTCGGACTCGTCGCGCTGCTGCTCGTGCTCGGCGCGACCGGGGGGTGGTTCCTGTGA
- the nuoK gene encoding NADH-quinone oxidoreductase subunit NuoK: protein MTAIAASIPPSWYLLLASAVFCIGLFGVLTRRSALYFLMSVELMMNAANINFVAFALYYGDLTGQVFALFVIALAAAEVAIGIGIILVLYRNFGTTDVTVPAEMRW from the coding sequence GTGACCGCCATCGCCGCCTCGATCCCGCCGTCGTGGTACCTGCTGTTGGCGTCGGCCGTGTTCTGTATCGGACTGTTCGGCGTGCTGACGCGACGGAGCGCCCTGTACTTCCTCATGAGCGTCGAACTCATGATGAACGCGGCCAACATCAACTTCGTCGCGTTCGCGCTGTACTACGGCGACCTCACGGGGCAGGTGTTCGCGCTGTTCGTCATCGCGCTCGCCGCCGCCGAGGTTGCCATCGGTATCGGCATCATACTCGTGTTATACCGTAACTTCGGCACGACAGACGTGACCGTTCCCGCGGAGATGAGGTGGTAA
- a CDS encoding NADH-quinone oxidoreductase subunit D gives MSLERPDTTDDAAIERTPDELEALLGDLVVARDDHLNAPGFVIRPDTVQETLRTLKQQAGYDHLSVVSAQEYENRYESIYHLKKYDDPTQEVSVVVPADKDNPVSETAEPVFRTADWHEREAYDLIGVEYEEHPDLRRILLPETWQGHPLSMDYDKDRPQIATLPEHANPLEDHHKDEESDTMFLNIGPHHPATHGVLHLKTVLDGEQVVDVEPDIGYLHRSEEQMAQSGTYRHQIMPYPDRWDYISAGLLNEWAYARAAEDLADIEVPEYAQVIRTMGAEMCRIAAHMLALATFALDINGDFTATFMYAINDRERVQNLLEDLTGQRLMFNYFRLGGVVWDLPEDREAFFSDTRDFLDQLPESVEEYHNLITSNEIFQMRTIDTGVLPPEVAKNYGATGPVARGSGVDYDLRRDDPYGYYDELDWDVVTEDGCDNFSRLLVRMREVEESAKIIEQCVDLLEDWPEDERNIQANVPRTLRPDDDTEIYRAVEGAKGELGIYIRSDGTDKPARFKIRSPCFSNLQTLPEMANGEYIPDVIAALGSLDVVLGEVDR, from the coding sequence CCCTGAAACAGCAGGCGGGGTACGACCACCTCTCGGTCGTCTCCGCACAGGAGTACGAGAACCGCTACGAGTCGATCTACCACCTGAAGAAGTACGACGACCCCACACAGGAGGTCAGCGTCGTCGTCCCCGCGGACAAAGACAACCCCGTCTCTGAGACGGCCGAACCCGTCTTCCGCACCGCCGACTGGCACGAGCGGGAGGCGTACGACTTGATCGGCGTCGAGTACGAGGAACACCCCGACCTCCGTCGGATCCTGCTCCCCGAGACGTGGCAGGGCCACCCCCTGTCGATGGACTACGACAAGGATCGCCCCCAGATCGCGACGCTGCCGGAGCACGCGAACCCGCTTGAGGACCATCACAAAGACGAGGAGTCCGACACGATGTTCCTCAACATCGGGCCGCACCACCCGGCGACCCACGGCGTCTTACACCTGAAGACGGTCCTCGACGGCGAGCAGGTCGTCGACGTCGAGCCCGATATCGGCTACCTCCACCGCAGCGAAGAACAGATGGCGCAGTCGGGCACCTACCGCCACCAGATCATGCCGTACCCCGACCGCTGGGACTACATCTCGGCGGGGCTGCTCAACGAGTGGGCGTACGCCCGCGCGGCCGAGGACCTCGCGGACATCGAGGTCCCGGAGTACGCGCAGGTCATCCGAACGATGGGCGCGGAGATGTGCCGGATCGCGGCGCACATGCTCGCGCTGGCGACGTTCGCGCTCGACATCAACGGCGACTTCACGGCGACGTTCATGTACGCCATCAACGACCGCGAGCGCGTCCAGAACCTTCTGGAGGATCTGACGGGCCAGCGGCTGATGTTCAACTACTTCCGGCTCGGCGGCGTCGTCTGGGACCTGCCGGAGGACCGCGAGGCGTTCTTCTCGGACACCCGCGACTTCCTCGACCAGCTGCCGGAGTCCGTCGAGGAGTACCACAACCTCATCACCTCGAACGAGATCTTCCAGATGCGGACGATCGACACCGGGGTCCTCCCGCCGGAGGTCGCGAAGAACTACGGCGCGACCGGTCCCGTCGCCCGCGGCTCGGGCGTCGACTACGACCTGCGTCGCGACGACCCGTACGGGTACTACGACGAGCTCGACTGGGACGTCGTCACCGAGGACGGCTGCGACAACTTCAGCCGCCTGCTCGTCCGGATGCGCGAGGTCGAGGAGTCCGCGAAGATCATCGAGCAGTGCGTCGACCTGCTCGAAGACTGGCCCGAAGACGAGCGGAATATCCAGGCGAACGTGCCGCGCACGCTGCGCCCGGACGACGACACCGAGATATACCGCGCTGTCGAGGGCGCGAAGGGCGAACTCGGTATCTACATCCGCTCGGACGGGACGGACAAGCCGGCCCGGTTCAAGATCCGGTCGCCGTGCTTCTCGAACCTCCAGACGCTGCCGGAGATGGCGAACGGGGAGTACATCCCCGACGTCATCGCCGCGCTCGGTAGCCTCGACGTCGTTCTCGGGGAGGTGGACCGCTGA
- a CDS encoding Gar1/Naf1 family protein has protein sequence MRRVGTVVRTAGGLAIARGDPGTEPPRIGASVVDESLSTVGRVVDVFGPVDRPYVAVTPGDGVGLAALVGGKLYAR, from the coding sequence GTGCGGCGCGTCGGCACCGTCGTCCGCACCGCCGGCGGGTTGGCGATCGCCCGCGGTGACCCCGGAACCGAGCCGCCGCGGATCGGCGCGAGCGTCGTCGACGAGTCGCTCTCGACGGTCGGGCGCGTCGTCGACGTGTTCGGACCGGTTGACCGTCCCTACGTGGCGGTCACGCCGGGCGACGGCGTCGGACTCGCGGCCCTCGTCGGCGGCAAGCTGTACGCGCGGTAG
- a CDS encoding complex I subunit 1 family protein, with product MGTAPAQLFPEFIVDTLGLDSVIGEVAASLVAAFVVGNIILAFTGVAGPWAKRKITAAFTDRIAVDRIGPYGLLIIPAAAVQLLAKELIIPEGVDRPSWDIAPILLPASALLGFSVIPMGRIGPINLHLADPEVGFALVFAFASIASVSLVMAGYASNNKYSLLGGLRAVAQNLAYEIPLIVTAMSAVIFAGTLQMSGIVGAQTETLVTIGGITIPSWYAFVNPFAFVLFLTANLAEIGRNPFDIPEAPTEIVGGYQTEYSSAYFVLFYLGEFVHIFLGGAILAVTFLGGASGPGPESIGFIWFVVKIWGFFLFTQWARAAIPRVRIDQLIEIGWKGMLVLSFANLVLTAVIVGVIA from the coding sequence ATGGGCACGGCCCCCGCACAGCTGTTCCCCGAGTTCATCGTCGACACGCTCGGGCTCGACAGCGTGATCGGCGAGGTCGCGGCGTCGCTCGTCGCCGCGTTCGTCGTCGGCAACATCATCCTCGCGTTCACGGGCGTCGCGGGCCCGTGGGCGAAACGGAAGATCACGGCCGCGTTCACCGACCGGATCGCGGTCGACCGGATCGGGCCCTACGGCCTGCTCATCATCCCGGCCGCCGCGGTCCAGCTGCTCGCGAAGGAGCTCATCATCCCCGAGGGCGTCGACCGGCCCTCGTGGGACATCGCGCCGATCCTGCTGCCGGCGTCGGCGCTGCTCGGCTTCTCCGTCATCCCGATGGGACGGATCGGCCCGATAAACCTCCACCTCGCGGACCCGGAGGTCGGGTTCGCGCTGGTGTTCGCGTTCGCGTCGATCGCCTCCGTCTCGCTGGTGATGGCCGGCTACGCGTCGAACAACAAGTACTCGCTGCTCGGCGGCCTCCGCGCCGTCGCGCAGAACCTCGCGTACGAGATCCCGCTCATCGTCACGGCGATGTCGGCGGTGATCTTCGCCGGCACGCTCCAGATGAGCGGCATCGTCGGCGCGCAGACGGAGACGCTCGTGACCATCGGCGGCATCACCATTCCGTCGTGGTACGCGTTCGTGAATCCGTTCGCGTTCGTGCTGTTCCTCACGGCGAACCTCGCCGAGATCGGACGGAACCCGTTCGACATCCCCGAAGCGCCGACGGAGATCGTCGGCGGGTACCAGACGGAGTACTCCTCGGCGTACTTCGTCCTCTTCTACCTCGGGGAGTTCGTCCACATCTTCCTCGGCGGTGCGATCCTCGCCGTGACGTTCCTCGGCGGCGCTTCCGGGCCCGGCCCGGAGAGCATCGGCTTCATTTGGTTCGTGGTGAAGATCTGGGGCTTCTTCCTGTTCACGCAGTGGGCCCGCGCGGCGATACCCCGCGTCCGGATCGATCAGCTGATCGAGATCGGCTGGAAGGGTATGCTTGTGCTGTCGTTCGCGAACCTGGTTCTCACGGCCGTAATCGTGGGGGTGATCGCCTGA
- a CDS encoding NADH-quinone oxidoreductase subunit I: MIGLMKSMATTMKHALDGKTFTVEYPEDAPEVSPRFRGVHKFSQERCIWCRQCENVCPNDTIQIVQDDQRNGEQYNLHIGQCIYCRLCEEVCPVDAILLTQNFEFTADTKDDFVFNKEQLKNVPWYKGIDPLESRNPDRGAWIGEGDGEVDYQ, from the coding sequence ATGATCGGACTCATGAAATCCATGGCGACGACGATGAAACACGCGCTGGACGGGAAGACGTTCACGGTGGAATACCCGGAGGACGCGCCCGAAGTGAGCCCGCGGTTCCGCGGGGTCCACAAGTTCAGCCAAGAGCGATGTATCTGGTGTCGGCAGTGCGAGAACGTCTGCCCGAACGACACCATCCAGATCGTTCAGGACGACCAGCGTAACGGCGAGCAGTACAACCTCCACATCGGGCAGTGCATCTACTGCCGGCTCTGCGAGGAGGTCTGTCCCGTCGACGCCATCCTGTTGACGCAGAACTTCGAGTTCACCGCGGACACGAAAGACGACTTCGTGTTCAACAAAGAACAGCTCAAGAACGTCCCGTGGTACAAGGGTATCGACCCGCTGGAGTCCCGCAATCCCGATCGCGGCGCGTGGATCGGGGAGGGCGACGGCGAGGTCGACTACCAGTAG
- a CDS encoding NADH-quinone oxidoreductase subunit J, whose protein sequence is MVEVTIAFGLFAAVTLAFALGVVLARDVFHAALLLGGALTSVAVHYVMLRAEFIAAMQILVYVGGVLILVTFAVMLTRSDSETEVSRA, encoded by the coding sequence ATGGTTGAAGTCACCATCGCGTTCGGGCTGTTCGCCGCGGTTACGCTGGCGTTCGCCCTTGGGGTCGTCCTAGCGCGCGACGTGTTCCACGCCGCGCTGCTTCTGGGCGGAGCCCTCACGAGCGTCGCGGTGCATTACGTGATGCTGCGGGCGGAGTTTATCGCCGCCATGCAGATCCTCGTCTACGTTGGCGGGGTCCTCATCTTGGTCACGTTCGCCGTGATGCTCACGCGATCGGATTCCGAAACGGAGGTGAGTCGCGCGTGA